The Coregonus clupeaformis isolate EN_2021a chromosome 3, ASM2061545v1, whole genome shotgun sequence genome includes a region encoding these proteins:
- the gla gene encoding alpha-galactosidase A, whose translation MKLVTRMGAVVLVLFTIGAFISPVRSLDNGLALKPTMGWLHWERFMCNVDCDTDPNNCISENLYMQMADVMVTEGWKEAGYEYVCIDDCWPSHQRDAKGRLQADPKRFPRGIKKLADYVHSKGLKLGIYADLGTLTCGGFPGSLGYYDIDAQTFADWGVDLLKFDGCYMKWTLLGEGYTNMSIALNQTGRSILYSCEWPLYEWSYHQPDYAAIRKACNHWRNFADVYDSWDSVKTILDWTADHQDVIVPAAGPGGWNDPDMLVIGNFGLSHAQQESQMALWAIMAAPLLMSNDLRDICPRSKQLLQNTRIIAISQDPLGRQGYRTAKVDSFEVWERPLSGGRLALAVMNKQEIGGPRGFPLTLATLPSWKICHPQCNVTQVLPSYNELGVQTLLSKLVVVVNPSGTALLTVTPI comes from the exons ATGAAACTAGTAACTAGAATGGGTGCTGTAGTTCTGGTGCTATTTACAATCGGTGCTTTTATCAGTCCAGTTCGATCTCTGGATAATGGTCTCGCGCTCAAGCCTACAATGGGTTGGCTGCATTGGGAGAGATTCATGTGCAATGTCGACTGTGACACGGACCCCAATAATTGCATCAG TGAGAATCTCTACATGCAGATGGCAGATGTGATGGTGACTGAAGGCTGGAAGGAGGCTGGCTACGAGTATGTCTGCATCGACGACTGTTGGCCCAGCCACCAACGTGACGCCAAGGGACGCCTTCAGGCAGACCCGAAGCGGTTCCCCAGAGGCATCAAGAAACTGGCCGACTAT GTCCATTCCAAGGGTCTCAAGTTGGGGATTTATGCTGATTTGGGAACCTTAACATGTGGAGGCTTTCCAGGGAGCCTGGGATACTACGACATCGACGCTCAGACCTTTGCTGATTGGGGTGTGGATCTGCTCAAATTTGATGGGTGCTACATGAAGTGGACTTTACTGGGAGAAG GTTACACAAACATGTCAATAGCACTGAACCAAACTGGGAGAAGTATCCTGTACTCCTGTGAGTGGCCACTGTATGAGTGGTCGTACCATCAG CCAGACTATGCTGCCATAAGGAAGGCCTGTAACCACTGGCGCAACTTTGCAGATGTGTATGACTCCTGGGACAGTGTGAAGACCATCTTGGACTGGACTGCCGACCATCAGGACGTCATTGTCCCAGCGGCTGGGCCTGGGGGCTGGAATGACCCTGACATG CTGGTGATTGGAAACTTTGGCCTGAGTCACGCCCAACAGGAGTCTCAGATGGCATTGTGGGCCATCATGGCCGCCCCCCTGCTGATGTCCAACGACCTGAGGGACATCTGCCCCCGGTCCAAGCAGCTGCTGCAGAACACAAGGATCATCGCCATCAGTCAGGACCCACTGGGCAGGCAGGGCTATCGCACCGCCAAG GTGGACAGTTTCGAGGTGTGGGAGAGACCCCTGTCTGGTGGCCGGTTGGCTCTAGCGGTGATGAACAAGCAGGAGATCGGCGGTCCCCGAGGCTTCCCCCTCACACTGGCCACGCTGCCGAGCTGGAAGATCTGCCACCCCCAGTGTAATGTCACCCAGGTCCTGCCCAGCTACAATGAGCTGGGGGTCCAGACCCTCCTCAGTaaactggtggtggtggtcaacCCTTCTGGCACAGCACTTCTGACTGTCACTCCCATTTAA